In Salinirussus salinus, the following proteins share a genomic window:
- a CDS encoding amidohydrolase family protein: MATETTNETQAEFADVEVVDCDVHVSYAENVQRQVAQRMDEPWAGYADPEETPARYRKPSPGLPKPLGGRKSFHVGRGLPHRQMVQEDLVEGLGVDYPILNVIGLVDTLFKTDRAIEEMRGINDVLVEEFLDHDDDYRGLMTLSLQDPVRTAEEIDRLGDEDQIVGGFVYYGTNYQKPAGDPSHDVIFQALEDNDLTPAFHTSNYIQKATHLRDLENLFAWHSLALGWAVQEATVSLISQGVPEKFPDLDFVMMEGGVGWLPFLMGRMNREYGQWRQEVPYLEKSPEQYIRDRFYFSTQPVEEFDDPTHMKQVLDIIGTESLLFATDYPHYDFDDPSAIDRFLRQFSGDDRRQVLSGNAKEAFGLSV, translated from the coding sequence ATGGCAACGGAAACCACGAACGAGACGCAGGCGGAGTTCGCGGACGTGGAAGTCGTGGACTGCGACGTCCACGTCAGCTACGCCGAGAACGTCCAGCGCCAGGTCGCACAGCGGATGGACGAACCGTGGGCGGGTTACGCGGACCCCGAGGAGACGCCCGCGCGATACCGGAAACCGTCGCCGGGGCTCCCGAAACCGCTCGGCGGGCGCAAGTCCTTCCACGTCGGTCGGGGGTTACCCCACCGGCAGATGGTGCAGGAAGACCTCGTCGAGGGGCTGGGCGTCGACTACCCGATCCTCAACGTCATCGGCCTCGTGGATACCCTGTTCAAGACCGACCGCGCTATCGAGGAGATGCGCGGGATCAACGACGTGCTGGTCGAGGAATTTCTGGATCACGACGACGACTACCGCGGGCTGATGACGCTCTCGCTGCAGGACCCGGTTCGAACGGCCGAGGAGATCGACCGCCTCGGCGACGAGGACCAGATCGTCGGCGGGTTCGTCTACTACGGCACGAACTACCAGAAGCCCGCCGGCGACCCGAGTCACGACGTCATCTTCCAGGCGCTGGAGGACAACGACCTGACGCCGGCGTTTCACACCTCGAACTACATCCAGAAGGCGACCCACCTCCGCGACCTCGAGAACCTCTTCGCCTGGCACTCGCTGGCGCTGGGATGGGCGGTCCAGGAGGCGACTGTCAGCCTCATCTCCCAGGGCGTCCCGGAGAAGTTCCCCGACCTCGACTTCGTGATGATGGAGGGCGGGGTCGGCTGGCTTCCCTTCCTCATGGGGCGGATGAACCGCGAGTACGGCCAGTGGCGCCAGGAGGTCCCGTACCTGGAGAAGAGTCCGGAACAGTACATCCGTGACCGGTTCTACTTCTCGACACAGCCCGTCGAGGAGTTCGACGACCCGACCCACATGAAGCAGGTACTCGACATCATCGGCACGGAGTCGCTGCTGTTCGCGACCGACTACCCCCACTACGACTTCGACGACCCGTCGGCCATCGACCGCTTCCTCCGGCAGTTCTCCGGGGACGACCGACGGCAGGTGCTCTCCGGGAACGCCAAGGAGGCCTTTGGACTCTCCGTATGA
- a CDS encoding DUF5812 family protein: MSEESDTGGDGPASDDREGGDRQEGTFVVTHVDEGTAVLQDVHSGGVHTLAENPDLDVYEVLEATLAVQPPMEVVWTVAEIHDRRTIDVEHSPERPTQQARELAADQEVGELTTRERAGEGELHVISVPPERTEQAATDVVEDEATLTRAARLGVGRVEVRAADGVLSVRYLP; the protein is encoded by the coding sequence ATGAGTGAGGAGTCAGACACCGGCGGTGACGGCCCCGCTAGCGACGACCGCGAGGGCGGCGACCGGCAGGAGGGGACGTTCGTCGTCACACACGTCGACGAGGGGACGGCAGTCCTGCAGGACGTCCACAGCGGCGGGGTCCACACGCTCGCGGAGAACCCCGACCTGGACGTCTACGAGGTGCTCGAGGCAACCCTGGCGGTCCAGCCGCCGATGGAGGTCGTCTGGACGGTCGCCGAGATACACGACCGCCGGACAATCGACGTCGAACACAGCCCCGAGCGGCCCACACAGCAGGCACGGGAGCTGGCGGCCGACCAGGAGGTTGGGGAGCTGACCACCCGCGAGCGGGCCGGCGAGGGAGAACTCCACGTCATCTCGGTCCCGCCCGAGCGGACCGAGCAGGCCGCGACCGACGTGGTCGAGGACGAGGCGACGCTGACCCGGGCGGCCAGGCTGGGCGTCGGACGGGTTGAGGTGCGGGCCGCCGACGGCGTCCTCAGCGTGCGCTACCTGCCCTGA
- the secF gene encoding protein translocase subunit SecF, with protein MVDVTVPDADYEPYTNRQLALVPVAVLVLALVVIGGWYVMNGTPVELGFDFTGGSEVRFTTGASLEQVRATFEGIPVESVQPASGDTFILTTQATDTAAIEELARGAGYEIEQVQSRSATFGASAQQEALIGLVVAFVGMSVLVGLMFRTFIPSIAVVLSAFSDIVIPIAVMNLLGMQLTLGVVAALLMLIGYSVDSDILLNNHILRRRGGFYESAYRARRTGVTMTLTSISAMVVMGVVSAVLAIPLLPAIGLILAVGLTADLMNTYLLNMSLLRYYKYEGVAK; from the coding sequence ATGGTCGATGTCACGGTGCCGGACGCCGACTACGAGCCCTACACGAACCGCCAGCTGGCGCTGGTGCCCGTGGCGGTGCTGGTCCTCGCGCTCGTGGTCATCGGCGGCTGGTACGTGATGAACGGGACGCCGGTCGAGCTCGGCTTCGATTTCACCGGCGGCTCCGAGGTCCGGTTTACGACTGGCGCCTCCCTCGAACAGGTGCGGGCGACTTTCGAGGGGATCCCCGTCGAGTCCGTCCAGCCCGCCTCGGGCGACACGTTCATCCTGACGACGCAGGCGACCGATACGGCTGCCATCGAAGAGCTCGCCCGGGGGGCCGGCTACGAGATCGAGCAGGTCCAGAGCCGGTCGGCGACGTTCGGAGCCAGCGCCCAGCAGGAGGCGCTCATCGGGCTGGTCGTCGCCTTCGTCGGGATGAGCGTGCTCGTCGGGCTCATGTTCCGGACCTTCATCCCCTCCATCGCCGTCGTCCTCTCCGCCTTCTCGGACATCGTGATCCCGATCGCGGTGATGAATCTCCTCGGGATGCAGCTCACGCTCGGCGTGGTCGCCGCGCTGTTGATGCTGATCGGGTACTCGGTCGACTCGGACATCCTGCTGAACAACCACATCCTCCGGCGGCGCGGTGGCTTCTACGAGAGCGCCTACCGCGCCCGGCGGACCGGAGTCACGATGACCCTGACCTCCATCTCCGCGATGGTCGTCATGGGCGTCGTCTCGGCGGTGCTCGCGATCCCGCTGTTGCCGGCCATCGGGCTGATCCTCGCCGTCGGGCTGACCGCCGACCTGATGAACACCTACCTGCTGAACATGAGCCTGCTGCGCTACTACAAGTACGAGGGGGTCGCGAAATGA
- a CDS encoding preprotein translocase subunit SecD, with the protein MSPDLDLRENWRITLLVLLLVTSGVLLFVPSGETEGPTNLQYGLELDGGTRLRAELVGMTAEGVGGVTADNVGDVEQGVAAELGLDQIDVTVRRTTQSTATVEVFDENVTQSEFVAALQAVGVDASGEDIRSGVTEQTRETATGVLERRINQGGLTGGTVSTVTSGGGDVFVVAEVPGANRSEVLQLIGEPGRIQIVAAYPTEVDNETVTRRTPLLTQGDFAGIRPAQQASQGNPPRVPVTLTEPAAANFTNAMQNFGFTGPGVNACDQEAAYNGSEDVGYCLLTVVDGDVTYAADMSAGLAGDLRPGPDGEAAFLQTRGFSMNTRTFSEAQNLKLNLESGALPTELDIQSQLFLAPSLAQAFKPLALLTGLAAWLTVTGVIFYRYREPRVAIPMLGTAIAEVFILLGFAAAVGLALDLSHIAGFIAVIGTGVDDLVIIADEVLQRGEIKTGRVFQNRFRKAFWVIGAAAATTIIAMSPLAVLSLGDLQGFAIVTIVGVLIGVLITRPAYGNILRNLLLEE; encoded by the coding sequence ATGAGCCCCGACCTCGACCTCCGCGAGAACTGGCGGATCACCCTGCTCGTCCTGCTGCTGGTGACCAGCGGGGTGTTGCTTTTCGTGCCCTCCGGCGAGACCGAAGGACCGACGAACCTCCAGTACGGGCTGGAACTCGACGGCGGCACGCGCCTGCGGGCCGAACTGGTCGGCATGACAGCCGAGGGCGTCGGCGGGGTCACCGCCGACAACGTCGGCGATGTCGAACAGGGGGTCGCGGCCGAGCTCGGGCTCGACCAGATCGACGTGACCGTCCGCCGAACCACCCAGTCGACGGCCACTGTCGAGGTGTTCGACGAAAACGTCACCCAGTCCGAGTTCGTCGCCGCGCTGCAGGCGGTCGGGGTCGACGCCTCGGGCGAGGACATCCGGAGCGGCGTCACCGAGCAGACCAGGGAGACGGCGACGGGCGTGCTGGAGCGGCGGATCAACCAGGGCGGGCTGACCGGCGGGACCGTGTCGACGGTCACCTCCGGCGGCGGTGACGTCTTCGTCGTCGCGGAGGTACCGGGCGCGAACCGGTCGGAGGTGTTACAGCTCATCGGCGAGCCCGGCCGGATCCAGATCGTGGCGGCCTACCCGACCGAGGTCGACAACGAGACCGTCACCCGGCGGACACCGCTTCTGACACAGGGTGACTTTGCCGGTATCCGACCGGCCCAGCAGGCCAGCCAGGGGAACCCGCCGCGGGTGCCGGTGACGCTGACCGAGCCCGCCGCCGCGAACTTCACGAACGCCATGCAGAACTTCGGCTTCACCGGACCGGGGGTCAACGCCTGCGACCAGGAGGCCGCCTATAATGGCTCGGAGGACGTCGGGTACTGCCTGCTGACCGTCGTCGACGGTGACGTGACCTACGCGGCCGACATGAGCGCGGGGCTGGCAGGGGACCTGCGACCCGGCCCCGACGGGGAGGCGGCGTTCCTGCAGACCCGCGGGTTCAGCATGAACACCCGCACCTTCTCCGAGGCCCAGAACCTGAAGCTCAACCTCGAGTCGGGCGCGCTGCCGACCGAACTCGACATCCAGTCACAGCTGTTTCTCGCCCCCAGCCTCGCCCAGGCGTTCAAGCCGCTGGCGCTGCTGACCGGGCTGGCCGCGTGGCTGACCGTCACGGGGGTCATCTTCTACCGCTACCGCGAGCCCCGGGTCGCCATCCCGATGCTCGGGACCGCCATCGCCGAGGTGTTCATCCTGCTCGGCTTCGCGGCCGCGGTCGGGCTGGCGCTCGACCTCTCGCACATCGCCGGCTTCATCGCCGTCATCGGGACGGGGGTGGACGACCTGGTGATCATCGCCGACGAGGTCCTCCAGCGCGGGGAGATCAAGACCGGCCGGGTGTTCCAGAACCGCTTCCGGAAGGCGTTCTGGGTGATCGGTGCCGCCGCCGCGACCACGATCATCGCGATGAGTCCGCTGGCCGTGTTGAGCCTCGGTGACCTCCAGGGCTTCGCCATCGTCACCATCGTCGGCGTCCTCATCGGCGTGCTCATCACCCGGCCGGCCTACGGGAACATCCTCCGGAACCTCCTGCTCGAGGAGTGA
- a CDS encoding MBL fold metallo-hydrolase: MIRNLAATVQGFTSNVFLVTGERTVLVDAGNGFDVASGVREYADGLDALVLTHTHSDHVGNLPDVVEDFGVDVWGYDTDQDGVDRQLTEDEPVQLGDDSYEVIHTPGHKNDHVCLYAPESGVLFAGDLVFANGGFGRTDLAEGNRELLIDSIQRLLERVDHLEEMHTGHGPSVDHNPRQDIELALQAARMR; the protein is encoded by the coding sequence ATGATCCGCAACCTCGCCGCCACCGTTCAGGGTTTCACCAGCAACGTCTTCCTCGTGACCGGCGAGCGGACAGTGTTAGTCGACGCTGGCAACGGCTTCGACGTCGCGAGCGGGGTCCGCGAGTACGCCGACGGGCTCGACGCGCTCGTGCTCACCCACACCCACTCAGACCACGTCGGGAACCTCCCGGACGTGGTCGAGGACTTCGGCGTCGACGTCTGGGGGTACGACACCGACCAGGACGGGGTCGACCGCCAACTCACCGAGGACGAGCCCGTCCAGCTCGGCGACGACAGCTACGAGGTCATCCACACGCCCGGCCACAAGAACGACCACGTCTGCCTGTACGCACCCGAATCCGGGGTCCTGTTCGCGGGCGACCTGGTCTTCGCCAACGGCGGCTTCGGCCGGACCGACCTCGCGGAGGGGAACCGCGAGCTGCTCATCGACAGCATTCAGCGGCTGCTCGAGCGGGTCGACCATCTGGAGGAGATGCACACCGGCCACGGCCCCAGCGTCGACCACAACCCGCGGCAGGACATCGAACTCGCCCTGCAGGCCGCCCGGATGCGGTAG
- a CDS encoding ATPase, protein MTVLVAGAREVDAGKTIFSTGLLARTGAVGFKPRAGNDRWFDHDDYRHAVERGRLFGKDARRLAAASPGDLAPEAINPVHRLWEPTPGRSGPLGREGRTFLVDRAGDRYVVNGDRRLPDRLREGLPLADAVAVDSLAELNRAMERYHLPAVDAVGEDVAAVDRAVVESYGDVARPLQDLGPDAVAVVEPTRVRVVDGDRYRKGCAVAAGGPREGQLEEHVGDVMDLVDPVTTVDLPALSGEERSDPETVARAYGAAYDELLAAAGW, encoded by the coding sequence ATGACGGTGCTCGTCGCGGGCGCCCGGGAGGTCGACGCCGGCAAGACCATCTTCTCGACGGGGCTGCTCGCCCGCACCGGTGCCGTCGGCTTCAAGCCCCGCGCCGGCAACGACCGGTGGTTCGACCACGACGACTACCGTCACGCCGTCGAGCGGGGCCGGCTGTTCGGCAAGGACGCCCGCCGGCTCGCGGCCGCCAGCCCCGGCGACCTGGCGCCCGAGGCGATCAACCCCGTCCACCGGCTCTGGGAGCCCACCCCCGGCCGGTCGGGGCCGCTGGGTCGCGAGGGACGCACATTCCTGGTCGACCGCGCCGGCGACCGCTACGTCGTCAACGGCGACCGCCGGCTCCCCGACCGGCTCCGCGAGGGGCTCCCGCTGGCGGACGCCGTTGCCGTCGACTCGCTGGCGGAACTGAACCGCGCCATGGAGCGGTACCACCTGCCGGCGGTCGACGCCGTCGGCGAGGACGTCGCGGCCGTCGACCGGGCGGTCGTGGAGTCCTACGGCGACGTGGCCCGGCCGCTCCAGGACCTCGGCCCCGACGCCGTCGCGGTCGTGGAGCCGACACGGGTCCGGGTCGTCGACGGCGACCGCTACCGGAAGGGGTGTGCGGTCGCCGCGGGCGGCCCCCGCGAGGGGCAACTCGAGGAGCACGTCGGGGACGTGATGGACCTGGTCGACCCCGTGACGACGGTCGACCTGCCGGCGCTTTCGGGCGAGGAGCGCTCGGACCCGGAGACGGTCGCACGCGCCTACGGCGCGGCCTACGACGAGCTGCTGGCGGCCGCGGGCTGGTAG
- a CDS encoding DUF5827 family protein, protein MPVPRSAVDDVRPLSFREPEEVLDEDKLYTVYEVARLLQGLEPDADLDRATEDVLLDWAIPWMVVNREALVFAEPEADDEPGRYGLA, encoded by the coding sequence ATGCCAGTCCCGCGCTCCGCCGTCGACGACGTACGACCGCTTTCCTTCCGGGAACCCGAGGAAGTGCTCGACGAGGACAAGCTCTACACCGTCTACGAGGTGGCCCGGCTCCTCCAGGGGCTCGAACCCGACGCCGACCTCGACCGGGCCACCGAGGACGTCCTGCTCGACTGGGCGATCCCGTGGATGGTCGTCAACCGCGAGGCGCTCGTCTTCGCCGAGCCCGAAGCCGACGACGAGCCGGGCCGCTACGGCCTCGCATGA
- a CDS encoding two-component system sensor histidine kinase NtrB, with amino-acid sequence MGDGSPDLREAVVDAVGDPLVVVDDGLVLDANGAFREWFGTEEPTGEALAAVLGEQPALCEQIEAGQEGVVEAETAAGSRRLEVSLSPVRDGGERVGRLAHLRDETDRERRCDRLERENARLDRFASVISHDLRNPLDVALGRTNALRERVDDPDIAEELAEIRDAHDRMRRIITDVLSLAREGEEIDSTEPVSVGTLAEEAWSTVATGDATVATEVDRVVSADRDRLAQVFENLFRNAVQHAGPEVAVTVGSLEDGFYVADDGPGIPHEDRERVLEPGYTASGSGTGLGLAIVRKVVDAHGWDLAVTESAAGGARFKVSGVDPERD; translated from the coding sequence ATGGGTGACGGGTCGCCGGACCTGCGGGAGGCGGTCGTCGACGCAGTCGGTGACCCGCTGGTCGTCGTCGACGACGGACTGGTCCTCGACGCCAACGGGGCGTTCCGGGAGTGGTTCGGAACCGAGGAGCCGACCGGCGAGGCGCTGGCGGCCGTTCTCGGCGAGCAGCCGGCCCTGTGTGAGCAGATCGAGGCCGGACAGGAAGGGGTCGTCGAGGCCGAAACCGCGGCCGGAAGCCGGCGCCTCGAAGTCAGTCTCTCGCCCGTCCGCGACGGGGGCGAGCGGGTCGGGCGGCTCGCTCACCTCCGCGACGAGACCGACCGCGAGCGGCGGTGTGACCGCCTGGAGCGGGAGAACGCACGGCTCGACCGGTTCGCGAGCGTCATCTCCCATGACCTCCGGAACCCGCTGGACGTCGCGCTGGGGCGGACGAACGCCCTCAGAGAGCGGGTCGACGACCCCGATATCGCCGAGGAGCTTGCGGAGATACGCGACGCCCACGACCGGATGCGCCGGATCATCACCGACGTGCTCAGCCTCGCCAGGGAGGGCGAGGAGATCGACAGCACGGAACCCGTCAGCGTCGGAACCCTGGCGGAGGAGGCCTGGTCGACCGTCGCGACCGGGGACGCGACGGTAGCGACCGAGGTCGACCGCGTCGTCTCCGCGGACCGGGACCGGCTGGCCCAGGTCTTCGAGAACCTCTTTCGCAACGCGGTCCAGCACGCCGGCCCCGAGGTGGCCGTCACGGTCGGCTCCCTCGAGGACGGCTTCTACGTGGCCGACGACGGACCCGGGATCCCTCACGAGGACCGCGAGCGCGTGCTCGAGCCAGGGTACACCGCCAGCGGGTCCGGGACCGGCCTCGGGCTGGCGATCGTCAGGAAAGTCGTCGACGCCCACGGCTGGGACCTGGCGGTGACGGAGTCCGCAGCGGGCGGTGCGCGCTTCAAGGTGTCCGGGGTCGACCCCGAGCGCGACTGA
- a CDS encoding VOC family protein gives MDATTIHVCLNVSDADRLADWYVENLGFERSWEFTTADGTGRNVYVADGDGFELQLSDTEGESEFEQGTAWDHVAVGVEDVDAAFEAIDHHGVVKEPGDQPEAGARTAFVEDPDGHVVELVEPLEE, from the coding sequence ATGGACGCCACGACGATCCACGTGTGTCTGAACGTCTCGGACGCCGACCGCCTCGCCGACTGGTACGTCGAGAATCTCGGCTTCGAGCGCTCCTGGGAGTTCACCACCGCCGACGGAACCGGCCGGAACGTCTACGTCGCCGACGGCGACGGCTTCGAGCTCCAGCTCTCGGACACGGAGGGCGAAAGCGAGTTCGAGCAGGGGACCGCCTGGGACCACGTCGCTGTCGGCGTCGAGGACGTGGACGCGGCCTTCGAAGCCATCGACCACCACGGCGTCGTGAAAGAGCCCGGCGACCAGCCCGAAGCCGGGGCCCGGACCGCCTTCGTCGAGGACCCCGACGGCCACGTCGTCGAGCTGGTCGAGCCCCTCGAAGAGTAG